In Sphingopyxis sp. 113P3, one DNA window encodes the following:
- the tnpA gene encoding IS66-like element accessory protein TnpA — MDVLFESEGRTVEILGRERRRRWSEAEKLEILAAVEARGETLARVARRYDVSRSQIYTWRHQFRKSGRLPAPVGSAFLQVDIDAPMLNAGPASPPAREASAASPSIVELGLTQGRCLRFDSGIESTVLIRLIRSVEAA; from the coding sequence ATGGACGTCCTGTTCGAGAGCGAGGGACGGACGGTGGAGATTCTGGGCCGGGAACGGCGGCGGCGATGGAGTGAAGCGGAGAAGCTGGAGATTCTGGCGGCGGTGGAGGCGCGCGGCGAGACGCTCGCGCGCGTTGCCCGGCGCTACGATGTGTCGCGGAGCCAGATTTATACCTGGCGCCATCAGTTCAGGAAGAGCGGGCGGCTACCGGCGCCGGTTGGAAGCGCATTCTTGCAGGTCGACATCGATGCGCCGATGCTGAACGCGGGGCCCGCCTCTCCGCCCGCACGCGAAGCCTCGGCGGCGTCGCCCTCGATTGTCGAGCTGGGGCTGACACAGGGGCGGTGTCTTCGTTTCGACAGTGGCATTGAGAGCACGGTCCTGATCCGGCTCATCCGATCGGTGGAAGCTGCATGA
- the tnpB gene encoding IS66 family insertion sequence element accessory protein TnpB (TnpB, as the term is used for proteins encoded by IS66 family insertion elements, is considered an accessory protein, since TnpC, encoded by a neighboring gene, is a DDE family transposase.) gives MIGPGTGVRVYLACGVTDMRKGISGLALLAQTVLRQQAASGAVFAFRGRRGDRLKLLYWDGQGFCLYYKILERGRFPWPSAADGTARLTSAQLAMLWEGIDWRRPDWGAPPARAG, from the coding sequence ATGATCGGGCCAGGAACTGGTGTGAGGGTGTACCTCGCCTGCGGCGTCACTGATATGCGCAAAGGGATTTCGGGCCTCGCCCTGCTGGCCCAGACGGTGCTGCGCCAGCAAGCCGCGAGCGGTGCCGTATTCGCCTTTCGGGGCCGGCGCGGCGACAGGCTGAAGCTGCTTTACTGGGACGGCCAGGGGTTTTGCCTTTATTACAAGATTCTCGAGCGCGGCCGTTTTCCCTGGCCGTCGGCAGCCGACGGAACGGCCCGGCTGACCTCGGCCCAGCTCGCGATGCTGTGGGAAGGGATCGATTGGAGGCGCCCCGACTGGGGCGCGCCGCCAGCACGCGCAGGGTGA
- the tnpC gene encoding IS66 family transposase yields MLNAAPDLPEDPALLKAMIAALQAENAKLTTTLRAHDLVVQALRLQIARLKKQAFGKSSEKIEREIAQLELALEDVLVSVAQQAPVASDQDDPDPDLATAPSDTDPTPRPSRRPRVSADTPRERRELDFGNTCPDCGGELRLVGEDVSEILEMITAKLKVIEVARPKKSCRCCEKMVQAPAPSRPIPGSIAGASLLAYVLVSKFDDHLPLYRQNEILNRMGADIPRSTLADWCGRSMRVLQPVIDAIEATVLGSDILHADDTPIRVLAPERRAKGIGKGVMQGRMWAYVRDQRPWAGTAPPGVVYRYAPNWKAEHVQNHLRHARGILQADAYKGYSKLYQPDTDGEPRFREAACFAHWRRDFHDIWKSQRSPIAHEALERIGQLYDIERDIAGKPADVRRAVRQELSRPRLEALHAWAQMQLTRIPAKGDLAKAFRYALGRWHAFSLFLDDGRVAIDNNAAERAVRPICLGKKNWLFAGSEAGAETLARAMTLIESAKMNGLDSQAYITDLLDRIHDHKINRIDELLPWNWSPLVTRQAIAA; encoded by the coding sequence ATGCTGAACGCGGCCCCCGATCTTCCCGAAGATCCCGCCCTCCTCAAGGCGATGATCGCTGCGTTGCAGGCCGAGAACGCGAAGCTGACGACCACGCTGCGCGCCCATGACCTGGTCGTCCAGGCCCTCCGCTTGCAGATCGCCAGGCTGAAGAAGCAAGCCTTCGGCAAGTCCTCCGAGAAGATCGAGCGCGAGATCGCACAACTTGAGCTCGCGCTCGAAGACGTGCTCGTCTCCGTCGCACAGCAGGCCCCCGTAGCAAGCGATCAGGACGATCCCGACCCTGATCTCGCGACCGCTCCCTCCGACACGGACCCCACGCCGCGCCCATCGCGGCGACCCCGCGTCTCGGCAGACACGCCGCGCGAGCGCCGCGAGCTTGATTTCGGCAACACCTGCCCCGATTGCGGCGGTGAGCTGCGCCTGGTCGGCGAGGACGTGAGCGAGATCCTCGAGATGATCACGGCAAAGCTCAAGGTCATCGAGGTCGCCCGCCCGAAGAAGTCCTGCCGCTGCTGTGAGAAGATGGTTCAGGCACCGGCCCCGAGCCGGCCGATCCCCGGCAGCATCGCCGGGGCAAGTCTGCTTGCCTACGTGCTCGTCTCCAAGTTCGACGATCATTTGCCGCTATACCGGCAAAACGAGATCCTCAACCGTATGGGCGCCGATATCCCGCGCAGCACACTTGCCGACTGGTGCGGCCGATCGATGCGGGTCTTGCAGCCCGTGATTGACGCGATCGAGGCCACGGTCCTTGGCAGCGACATTCTGCACGCCGACGACACACCGATCCGCGTACTGGCGCCCGAACGCCGCGCCAAGGGCATCGGCAAAGGGGTGATGCAAGGCCGGATGTGGGCATATGTGAGGGATCAGCGCCCCTGGGCGGGCACCGCGCCGCCCGGGGTCGTCTATCGCTATGCCCCCAACTGGAAAGCCGAGCATGTCCAGAACCATCTTCGCCATGCGCGCGGCATTCTCCAGGCTGACGCCTACAAGGGCTATTCGAAGCTTTACCAACCCGACACGGATGGAGAGCCCCGCTTTCGCGAGGCCGCCTGCTTTGCCCATTGGCGACGGGATTTCCACGACATCTGGAAGTCACAAAGATCTCCGATCGCTCACGAAGCGCTCGAGCGGATCGGACAGCTCTACGACATTGAGCGCGACATCGCGGGCAAGCCCGCCGATGTTCGGCGTGCCGTGCGACAGGAGCTGAGCAGGCCCAGGCTCGAGGCTTTGCATGCCTGGGCCCAGATGCAGCTCACCCGGATTCCGGCCAAGGGGGATCTGGCCAAGGCATTTCGCTATGCTCTCGGCCGCTGGCACGCGTTCAGCCTTTTTCTCGATGATGGCCGCGTCGCCATCGACAACAATGCGGCCGAACGCGCCGTCAGGCCGATCTGTCTGGGCAAGAAGAACTGGCTGTTCGCCGGCTCCGAGGCCGGCGCTGAGACGCTGGCCCGCGCCATGACACTCATCGAAAGCGCCAAGATGAACGGCCTCGATTCCCAAGCCTACATCACCGATCTGCTCGATCGCATCCACGACCACAAGATCAACAGGATCGACGAGCTTCTCCCCTGGAACTGGTCGCCGCTCGTCACTCGCCAGGCGATCGCCGCCTGA
- a CDS encoding SDR family NAD(P)-dependent oxidoreductase, with product MRLKSKLVAVTAAASGMGRAGVERFVREGARVAAIDINADALDALVADFGADKVVPIVADLVDPSGAKDSIDQAAAALGGLDILWAHAGMPGPASVEDLDLIAYDKAIALNVTSAALGAGKAAPYMRARGGGSILFTASVSGLVGSMMSPIYSAAKWGVVGLTKSLALALAADNIRVNVVCPGLADTPMKVGFTGRSGDPAEAAANEAKLMANVPMGRLVQAGEVADAALWLVSDEASFVTGVALPVDGGFTAR from the coding sequence ATGCGTCTCAAAAGCAAGCTTGTTGCTGTCACCGCCGCCGCGTCGGGCATGGGTCGCGCAGGAGTTGAACGCTTCGTACGAGAAGGCGCGCGCGTCGCGGCGATCGATATCAATGCCGATGCGCTCGATGCGCTTGTTGCCGATTTTGGAGCCGACAAGGTGGTCCCGATCGTCGCCGATCTCGTGGACCCCAGCGGTGCGAAGGACAGCATCGATCAGGCGGCTGCAGCGCTCGGTGGGCTTGACATCCTCTGGGCGCATGCGGGCATGCCGGGTCCCGCATCGGTCGAGGATCTCGACCTAATCGCCTATGATAAAGCGATCGCGCTCAACGTCACCTCCGCGGCGCTCGGTGCGGGCAAAGCCGCGCCCTACATGCGCGCGCGGGGCGGCGGCTCGATCCTGTTCACCGCCTCGGTCTCGGGCCTTGTCGGGTCGATGATGAGCCCGATCTACTCGGCCGCGAAGTGGGGCGTTGTCGGACTGACCAAGAGCCTCGCGCTCGCCCTCGCTGCCGACAACATCCGTGTCAACGTCGTCTGTCCGGGCCTTGCCGACACGCCGATGAAGGTCGGCTTCACCGGTCGCAGCGGCGACCCCGCCGAGGCGGCGGCGAACGAAGCGAAGCTGATGGCGAACGTTCCGATGGGCCGCCTCGTCCAGGCGGGCGAGGTCGCCGACGCGGCGCTGTGGCTGGTGTCGGACGAGGCGAGCTTCGTCACCGGCGTCGCGCTTCCCGTCGACGGCGGCTTCACGGCGCGCTGA
- a CDS encoding CaiB/BaiF CoA transferase family protein, which translates to MQTLLSGVRIIEIGAVVLGPYAGQILADLGAEVIKVEPPEGDIARDAHPQGPGGGALFVNNNRNKRMLALDLKRSEGRSALARLIASSDVLFHNMRVDAADRLGIGFEAVATINPDIIHCTAIGFGQNGPYRDRPAFDDIIQAASGLAGLAMHHGGDPQFVPTIIADKVAALHAVYGILAALTARARGQAGPFRVEVPMFEAMTAFLLNEHLAGATFAEDGAVGYPRILSANRRPFRTADGWIAVLPYTTDQWRRFLAEIGREDIAEEAWFRDGRTRQSRIDQLYALLADTLTARSTEAWLAALTARDIPCSAIATPEALLDDPHLDAIGFFGVPDSYPPGIARTLPQPVGFAGRGQAPDRAPGAIGADSEAILRDCGIDVDEIAALRDAGVVVQSTCAH; encoded by the coding sequence ATGCAAACATTGTTAAGCGGAGTGCGCATCATCGAAATCGGCGCCGTTGTGTTGGGCCCTTATGCCGGCCAGATTCTGGCTGATCTGGGCGCCGAAGTGATCAAGGTTGAACCGCCCGAAGGCGATATCGCGCGCGATGCCCACCCCCAAGGCCCCGGAGGGGGCGCCCTGTTCGTCAACAACAACCGCAACAAGCGGATGCTAGCGCTAGACCTCAAGCGCTCCGAGGGTCGTTCCGCCTTGGCACGGCTGATTGCAAGCAGCGACGTACTGTTCCACAATATGCGGGTCGATGCAGCGGACCGGCTGGGCATCGGTTTTGAGGCAGTCGCGACGATCAATCCGGACATCATCCATTGTACCGCCATCGGATTTGGTCAGAACGGTCCGTATCGCGACAGACCGGCCTTCGACGACATCATCCAGGCGGCGAGCGGCCTGGCAGGGCTGGCGATGCACCATGGCGGCGATCCCCAATTCGTTCCAACCATCATCGCCGACAAGGTCGCGGCGCTTCACGCAGTCTACGGCATTCTCGCTGCACTGACGGCGCGCGCACGCGGGCAAGCGGGCCCGTTCCGGGTCGAGGTGCCGATGTTCGAGGCGATGACAGCCTTCCTGCTCAACGAACATCTGGCCGGCGCCACGTTTGCCGAGGATGGGGCGGTGGGATATCCGCGCATATTGTCGGCCAACCGCCGGCCGTTCAGAACTGCTGACGGCTGGATCGCTGTGCTCCCCTACACTACCGACCAATGGCGCCGGTTCCTGGCCGAAATCGGGCGAGAGGATATCGCCGAGGAAGCGTGGTTTCGCGACGGGCGGACACGTCAATCGCGTATTGACCAACTCTATGCGCTGCTCGCGGACACCTTGACCGCCCGGTCGACCGAAGCCTGGCTGGCAGCGCTGACCGCGCGCGACATCCCCTGTTCGGCCATTGCGACGCCCGAAGCCCTGCTGGACGACCCGCATCTCGACGCGATCGGCTTCTTCGGCGTTCCGGACTCATATCCGCCAGGCATCGCGCGGACGCTGCCGCAACCGGTCGGCTTTGCCGGGCGCGGCCAGGCGCCGGACCGCGCGCCCGGGGCAATCGGCGCGGACAGCGAGGCGATCTTGCGCGATTGCGGAATCGACGTGGATGAAATCGCCGCACTGCGCGATGCGGGCGTTGTCGTTCAATCGACCTGCGCCCATTGA
- a CDS encoding aldehyde dehydrogenase, whose translation MASPFRFDRLYIGGEWVDPIDGGMRPSIDPSIGQPWGDVAYGGPADIDRAVAAAKAAFEGPWRKMPPWERAALLRKFADIYATRVDELARIEVTDNGRAIRESRADIGMHAQYYHWFASLADKLGGRTIPMDDSVHAFTTRHPVGVVGAIMPWNVPLMGAAWKLGPALAAGCTVVLKPAESTPASSLALAHLFEEAGFPPGVLNVVPGDGPTAGARLVEHPDVAKVSFTGEGSTAKAILKAGADTLTRCTFELGGKAPHIIFADADLENALNAATGSAWALCGQTCALGSRVLVERSIYDRVVEAFRERAGRVRVGMPLDPATHMGPQAHQQQLEKTLSYVAIGREEGAELVAGGSRIDRDGLAGGYFVEPTVFAGVSGGMRIAQEEIFGPVASLIPFDDEEEAIAIANSTPYGLAAGLWSGDTGRAHRVAARIEAGMVWVNTYRYIRWSTPYGGVKASGWGRENGIEGLDPFLETKTTIVSTTGRFPDPFAS comes from the coding sequence ATGGCCAGTCCGTTCAGATTCGATCGTTTGTACATCGGGGGGGAATGGGTGGATCCCATCGATGGAGGCATGCGCCCCAGCATCGATCCGTCGATCGGCCAACCATGGGGCGACGTCGCCTATGGCGGGCCCGCCGACATCGATCGTGCAGTTGCTGCGGCAAAGGCGGCGTTCGAGGGACCGTGGCGCAAGATGCCGCCGTGGGAACGGGCCGCCCTCTTGCGCAAGTTTGCCGACATTTACGCCACGCGGGTCGACGAACTCGCGCGGATCGAAGTGACAGACAACGGCCGCGCCATTCGGGAATCGCGCGCCGATATCGGCATGCATGCTCAATATTATCATTGGTTCGCCTCCCTTGCCGACAAACTCGGCGGCCGGACGATTCCAATGGACGACAGCGTCCACGCCTTTACCACGCGCCACCCGGTCGGCGTGGTCGGCGCGATCATGCCGTGGAATGTCCCGCTGATGGGTGCCGCCTGGAAGCTGGGGCCGGCATTGGCGGCGGGGTGCACCGTCGTTCTCAAGCCCGCAGAATCCACCCCCGCCTCGTCACTGGCGCTCGCGCATCTGTTCGAGGAAGCGGGCTTCCCGCCCGGCGTGCTCAACGTTGTGCCCGGCGACGGACCGACGGCGGGCGCCCGGCTGGTCGAGCATCCCGATGTCGCAAAAGTCAGTTTCACGGGCGAAGGCTCGACGGCGAAGGCGATTCTGAAAGCGGGCGCAGATACCTTGACGCGCTGTACCTTCGAACTCGGTGGCAAGGCGCCGCACATCATCTTCGCCGACGCTGATCTCGAAAATGCCCTGAATGCCGCGACGGGATCGGCATGGGCGCTCTGCGGACAGACCTGTGCTCTTGGCAGCCGGGTGCTTGTCGAACGGTCGATCTACGACCGCGTCGTCGAAGCGTTCCGCGAGCGTGCGGGCCGCGTCCGTGTCGGAATGCCGCTCGATCCGGCTACCCATATGGGGCCGCAGGCGCATCAGCAGCAGCTTGAAAAGACGCTGTCCTATGTGGCCATCGGCCGCGAGGAAGGCGCCGAACTGGTGGCTGGCGGTAGTCGCATCGACCGCGACGGCTTGGCGGGCGGCTATTTCGTCGAACCGACCGTCTTTGCGGGCGTGTCAGGCGGAATGCGGATCGCGCAAGAGGAAATCTTCGGCCCGGTCGCGTCGCTGATTCCATTCGACGATGAGGAAGAGGCGATAGCGATCGCCAATTCGACGCCTTATGGTCTCGCCGCCGGCCTCTGGTCGGGCGACACCGGCCGCGCGCACCGCGTCGCGGCGAGGATCGAGGCGGGCATGGTGTGGGTTAACACCTATCGATACATCCGCTGGTCGACCCCCTATGGCGGCGTCAAGGCCAGCGGCTGGGGCCGTGAGAACGGCATCGAAGGGCTCGATCCCTTTCTCGAAACCAAAACCACCATCGTATCGACGACGGGTCGGTTCCCCGACCCCTTTGCGTCCTGA
- a CDS encoding IclR family transcriptional regulator — protein MPRFGHMGRSNPLQANQTMIVRQAANTLEILEYFAKRLKPATPAEMAEELGWPRSSTFKLVGTLASKGYLYEPRGRGGYYPSPRWLVLAEAVAAAEPLPARFQRLARDLMAATGETAAIAAPAGIHATFVDVAESTQPVRYFAKVGDRVPIHATSAGRALLAQMNPDERERLYRRINFIAYSSTTPVGAAEVEARLAEAADMGWHQSNTEYTPDLAGVALPLPCIERRLSVVVVGPVSRCLERRADMAAIVKSHLSKLE, from the coding sequence ATGCCCCGTTTCGGCCATATGGGGAGGAGCAATCCATTACAGGCGAACCAGACCATGATCGTGCGGCAGGCCGCGAACACGCTCGAAATTCTCGAATATTTCGCAAAGCGGTTGAAACCCGCAACGCCCGCGGAAATGGCCGAGGAACTGGGGTGGCCGCGATCGAGCACCTTCAAGCTCGTCGGCACGTTGGCATCGAAAGGGTATCTCTATGAGCCACGGGGACGGGGCGGCTATTATCCGAGCCCGCGCTGGCTGGTGCTCGCCGAAGCCGTGGCGGCCGCGGAACCCTTGCCCGCGCGTTTTCAGCGGCTAGCCCGCGATCTGATGGCGGCGACGGGCGAGACTGCGGCAATTGCTGCGCCGGCCGGCATTCACGCGACCTTTGTTGATGTCGCTGAATCCACCCAGCCGGTTCGCTATTTCGCCAAGGTCGGTGACCGGGTGCCGATCCACGCAACGTCGGCGGGACGTGCCTTGCTGGCGCAAATGAACCCCGACGAGCGCGAGCGGCTTTATCGAAGGATCAATTTCATCGCCTATTCGTCGACAACGCCGGTCGGTGCAGCGGAGGTCGAGGCCCGACTGGCCGAGGCGGCCGATATGGGCTGGCATCAGAGTAACACCGAATATACGCCCGACCTGGCGGGCGTGGCTCTGCCGCTTCCCTGCATCGAGCGGCGCTTGTCGGTTGTCGTTGTCGGTCCAGTGTCGCGCTGCCTCGAGCGCCGCGCCGACATGGCGGCGATCGTCAAGTCGCATCTATCAAAACTGGAATAG
- a CDS encoding AMP-binding protein, which produces MPSWSDGFYEDLLASSDARFPFDEALDENRIATTFYTTGTTGLPKGVHFTHRQIVLHSLSVAAALGADGQVGYRDVYMPLTPMFHVHAWGLPYVATMLGLTQIYPGRYEPSRIVDLYEQHGVSLSHCVPTVLRMVIDAANCRGSALDGWKMLIGGSALSPDLLQDSRALGLQLVAGYGMSETGPVVSLMRTSSLGESDHSAARSGYPIPLVTVSVVDETMQPVPRDDNSKGELVVRSPWLTPAYIGDETASEQLWRGGWLHTQDVATWHEDGSLQIRDRIKDVIKSGGEWICSQTLEVLISADPDVSQVAVVGVPHPQWQERPVAFLVPRKGAKPDEARIMRRLDAAIERGEISRYARLDYIEIVEDLPLTSVGKIDKKAIRTRLHERSTDRSAAAVPT; this is translated from the coding sequence TTGCCCAGCTGGAGCGACGGCTTCTACGAGGATCTGCTAGCCAGTTCGGATGCACGGTTTCCGTTCGACGAGGCGCTCGACGAGAACCGTATCGCGACGACTTTTTATACCACCGGTACGACCGGGCTCCCCAAAGGCGTACACTTCACACATCGTCAAATCGTTCTTCATAGCCTTTCGGTCGCGGCTGCGCTCGGAGCTGACGGTCAGGTGGGGTATCGCGACGTTTACATGCCGCTTACTCCAATGTTTCATGTCCATGCCTGGGGACTACCCTATGTCGCGACAATGCTCGGGTTGACCCAAATCTATCCAGGTCGCTACGAGCCTTCGCGGATTGTCGATCTGTACGAGCAGCATGGCGTGAGCCTCTCGCACTGTGTGCCCACAGTGCTGCGCATGGTCATTGACGCGGCCAATTGTCGGGGGAGTGCTCTCGATGGCTGGAAGATGTTGATTGGCGGATCGGCATTGTCGCCGGATCTCCTTCAGGACTCTCGGGCCTTGGGACTTCAGCTCGTCGCCGGGTACGGAATGTCCGAAACCGGGCCGGTCGTAAGCCTGATGCGGACATCCTCACTCGGCGAAAGCGATCATAGCGCAGCGCGAAGCGGCTATCCCATCCCCCTGGTGACCGTATCCGTCGTCGATGAGACGATGCAACCGGTCCCCCGGGACGATAATAGTAAGGGCGAACTTGTTGTCCGATCGCCTTGGCTGACCCCGGCCTATATCGGCGATGAGACCGCTTCCGAGCAATTGTGGCGCGGGGGATGGCTCCATACCCAGGATGTCGCGACTTGGCACGAAGACGGCTCGCTGCAAATTCGCGACCGCATCAAGGACGTGATCAAGAGTGGGGGTGAATGGATCTGTTCGCAGACGCTGGAGGTGTTGATCTCGGCCGACCCCGACGTTTCACAGGTCGCTGTCGTGGGGGTGCCCCATCCGCAATGGCAGGAGCGCCCCGTTGCATTCCTGGTCCCGCGAAAGGGAGCCAAGCCCGATGAGGCGCGGATTATGCGACGTCTTGATGCTGCGATCGAGCGCGGAGAGATCAGTCGCTACGCCAGGCTCGATTATATCGAGATCGTTGAGGATCTTCCGCTTACGAGCGTAGGCAAGATCGACAAGAAGGCAATCCGCACGCGGCTTCATGAGCGTTCGACCGACCGTAGCGCGGCTGCCGTGCCGACTTGA
- a CDS encoding MFS transporter — MNEDPREIIARTPMRALQIGIVAICIALNALDGFDVLAISFAAPGIAEEWGVDKAMLGVVLSMELFGMAAGSVLIGNLADRIGRRPTILLCLVVMAIGMFAATLAAGVTMLSTIRFLTGIGIGGMLSSTSAMVAEFSNDRRRGLAMALNIAGYSTGAILGGLLASHLLAATGDWRSVFMLGAIATTAMIPLAILFLPESIESLIARRPTRALDRVNMTMRRLGRPEAGALPPPPEREINPTVASLFSSDYGRVTTLLTIAYFAQILFFYYIQKWIPKIVVDMGFDPSQAGGVLVAANVGNLAGALAIGLASQRVPLRPLVGGSMLAGFAAIGLFGIVGADLTRLAISAAIAAFFINAGVVGMYPIFAQAYPAALRASGTGLVIGIGRGGSALGPVVAGALFSSGSSLLVVSLTMGLGGLVAATMIFLLPRSLNNQVTGPR, encoded by the coding sequence ATGAACGAAGACCCGCGTGAAATCATCGCCCGGACGCCGATGCGGGCGCTCCAGATCGGAATCGTCGCAATTTGCATCGCGCTCAATGCGCTCGATGGTTTCGACGTCCTCGCGATCAGTTTCGCGGCGCCCGGCATCGCAGAGGAATGGGGTGTCGACAAGGCGATGCTTGGCGTGGTGTTGTCGATGGAGTTGTTCGGCATGGCCGCGGGTTCCGTGTTAATCGGCAATCTCGCCGACCGTATCGGACGTCGACCAACGATTCTTCTCTGTCTTGTCGTAATGGCGATCGGCATGTTTGCCGCGACGCTCGCCGCCGGCGTGACGATGCTCTCCACCATCCGCTTCCTGACCGGCATCGGTATCGGCGGGATGCTGTCTTCGACCAGTGCGATGGTTGCCGAGTTCTCGAACGATCGGCGCCGCGGGCTTGCCATGGCGCTCAATATTGCGGGATACTCCACCGGGGCGATCCTCGGCGGCCTGCTGGCATCCCATCTCTTGGCGGCGACAGGCGACTGGCGTTCGGTCTTCATGCTTGGCGCCATCGCAACCACCGCGATGATTCCTCTGGCGATTCTCTTCCTGCCCGAATCGATTGAATCTCTGATCGCGCGGCGCCCCACCAGGGCGCTTGATCGGGTCAATATGACGATGCGACGGCTTGGGCGTCCCGAGGCGGGTGCACTACCACCCCCTCCCGAACGCGAGATTAATCCGACGGTGGCCTCGCTCTTTTCGAGCGATTATGGGCGCGTGACGACCCTGCTAACGATCGCCTATTTCGCACAAATCCTCTTCTTCTATTACATCCAGAAATGGATCCCGAAGATTGTGGTCGATATGGGGTTCGACCCGTCTCAGGCGGGAGGCGTGCTTGTCGCAGCGAATGTCGGCAATCTTGCGGGGGCGCTTGCCATCGGACTTGCAAGCCAAAGGGTCCCGTTGCGGCCGCTGGTCGGTGGATCGATGCTGGCAGGTTTCGCTGCCATCGGCCTTTTCGGTATTGTTGGAGCAGACCTGACCCGCCTCGCGATATCCGCCGCTATCGCGGCCTTCTTCATCAACGCAGGGGTAGTCGGCATGTACCCGATCTTCGCCCAGGCCTACCCGGCGGCGCTCCGGGCGAGTGGAACGGGATTGGTCATCGGGATCGGCCGCGGCGGATCTGCGCTCGGGCCGGTCGTTGCTGGCGCACTCTTTAGTAGCGGCAGCAGTTTGCTGGTCGTTTCTCTCACCATGGGTTTGGGCGGCCTGGTGGCGGCAACCATGATTTTCCTCTTGCCTCGGTCATTGAACAACCAGGTCACCGGGCCTCGTTAA